A DNA window from Pseudomonas tohonis contains the following coding sequences:
- a CDS encoding hotdog family protein encodes MNDWPIAELVPHAGDMILIDRVLRFGDEDVETLATVRPGLFSQDDGSLPAWVGVELMAQSIAAYAGCQARQAGLPVELGFLLGTRNYQCDVDRFPAGAELHISATRTLQDDNGMGVFECRLEGPGLTAFARLNVFRPPQVASYLEEPQP; translated from the coding sequence ATGAACGACTGGCCGATTGCCGAGCTGGTCCCCCATGCCGGGGACATGATCCTCATCGACCGCGTCCTGCGCTTCGGCGACGAGGACGTGGAAACCCTCGCCACCGTGCGCCCCGGGCTGTTCAGCCAGGACGACGGCAGCCTGCCGGCCTGGGTCGGCGTGGAGCTGATGGCCCAGAGCATCGCCGCCTACGCCGGCTGCCAGGCGCGCCAGGCGGGGCTTCCCGTGGAGCTGGGCTTCCTGCTCGGCACCCGCAACTATCAATGCGACGTCGACCGCTTCCCGGCCGGCGCCGAGCTGCACATCAGCGCCACCCGCACGCTGCAGGACGACAACGGCATGGGCGTGTTCGAATGCCGCCTGGAAGGGCCGGGCCTCACGGCCTTCGCCCGCCTCAACGTCTTCCGTCCGCCGCAGGTGGCCAGTTACCTGGAGGAACCCCAACCATGA
- the fabG gene encoding 3-oxoacyl-ACP reductase FabG: protein MSETILVTGSSRGIGRAIALRLARAGFDLVLHCRSRRDEADAVKAEIQTLGRSARVLQFDVSDRAACREQLEADVEAHGAYYGVVCNAGLTRDGAFPALSEDDWDSVLRTNLDGFYNVLHPLCMPMIRRRKPGRIVCITSVSGLIGNRGQVNYSASKAGVIGAAKALAIELGKRRITVNCVAPGLIDTEILDEQVPVEEILKMVPAQRMGTPEEVAGAVNFLMSEEAGYITRQVLAVNGGLC, encoded by the coding sequence ATGAGCGAGACCATCCTGGTCACCGGCTCCAGCCGTGGCATCGGCCGCGCCATCGCCCTGCGCCTGGCGCGCGCCGGCTTCGACCTGGTGCTGCATTGCCGCTCGCGCCGCGACGAAGCCGACGCGGTGAAGGCCGAGATCCAAACCCTGGGCCGCAGCGCCCGGGTGCTGCAGTTCGATGTCTCCGACCGCGCCGCCTGCCGCGAGCAGCTGGAGGCCGACGTGGAAGCCCATGGCGCCTACTACGGCGTGGTGTGCAACGCCGGCCTGACCCGCGACGGCGCCTTCCCGGCCCTCAGCGAGGACGACTGGGACAGCGTGCTGCGCACCAACCTGGACGGTTTCTACAACGTGCTGCACCCGCTGTGCATGCCGATGATCCGCCGCCGCAAGCCGGGACGCATCGTCTGCATCACCTCGGTCTCGGGCCTGATCGGCAACCGTGGCCAGGTCAACTACAGCGCGTCCAAGGCCGGCGTGATCGGTGCGGCCAAGGCCCTGGCCATCGAGCTGGGCAAGCGCCGCATCACGGTCAACTGCGTGGCCCCGGGGCTGATCGATACCGAGATACTCGACGAGCAGGTGCCGGTGGAGGAGATCCTCAAGATGGTCCCGGCGCAGCGCATGGGCACGCCGGAAGAAGTGGCCGGCGCCGTGAATTTCCTGATGTCCGAGGAGGCGGGGTACATCACCCGCCAGGTCCTCGCTGTGAATGGTGGGTTGTGCTGA
- a CDS encoding beta-ketoacyl-ACP synthase, whose translation MKRVVITGMAGVTSLGNDWAGISANFLGNRSGIRRMDEWDRFTELNTRLAGPIDDFATPSHWTRKQMRSMGRVSKLAVYAAERALADAGLAGEAMIKDGRMGVACGSSTGSTDEIKAFGNMLLNSVADGLNANSYVRMMPHTAAANISIFFGLKGRLIPTSSACTSGSQGIGYAYEAIKFGRLPMMLAGGAEELCPTEAMVFDALYATSLKNDAPHTSPRPYDSGRDGLVIGEGAGILVLEELEHALARGAKIHAEIVGFGCNADGQHTTKPEQATMRGAMELALADAGLAPEAIGYVNGHGTATEQGDVAETLATSSLFGARMPISSQKSFLGHTLGACGALESWFSIEMMNSDQYIHTLNLDAVDPACGELDYLRGEPRQMSNEYVMNNNFAFGGVNTSLIFRRWR comes from the coding sequence ATGAAACGCGTCGTCATTACCGGCATGGCCGGCGTCACCTCCCTGGGCAACGACTGGGCCGGCATCTCGGCCAACTTCCTGGGCAACCGCAGCGGCATCCGCCGCATGGACGAGTGGGACCGCTTCACCGAGCTGAACACCCGCCTGGCCGGCCCCATCGATGATTTCGCCACGCCCTCGCACTGGACGCGCAAGCAGATGCGCAGCATGGGTCGCGTCTCCAAGCTGGCGGTCTACGCGGCGGAGCGGGCGCTGGCCGACGCGGGGCTGGCGGGTGAGGCGATGATCAAGGACGGGCGCATGGGCGTGGCCTGTGGCTCGTCCACCGGCAGCACCGACGAGATCAAGGCCTTCGGCAACATGCTGCTGAACTCGGTGGCGGACGGCCTCAACGCCAACTCCTACGTGCGCATGATGCCGCACACGGCAGCGGCCAATATCAGCATCTTCTTCGGCCTCAAGGGCCGCCTGATCCCCACCTCCAGCGCCTGCACCAGCGGCAGCCAGGGCATCGGCTACGCCTATGAGGCGATCAAGTTCGGCCGCCTGCCGATGATGCTCGCCGGCGGCGCCGAGGAGCTCTGCCCCACCGAGGCGATGGTGTTCGATGCGCTCTACGCCACCAGCCTGAAGAACGACGCCCCGCACACCTCGCCGCGTCCCTACGACAGCGGCCGCGACGGCCTGGTGATCGGCGAAGGCGCCGGCATCCTGGTGCTGGAGGAGCTGGAGCATGCCCTGGCCCGGGGCGCGAAGATCCACGCCGAGATCGTCGGCTTCGGCTGCAACGCCGATGGCCAGCACACCACCAAGCCGGAGCAGGCGACCATGCGCGGGGCGATGGAGCTGGCCCTGGCCGACGCCGGCCTGGCACCGGAGGCCATCGGCTACGTCAACGGCCACGGCACCGCCACCGAGCAGGGCGACGTGGCGGAGACGCTCGCCACCAGCAGCCTGTTCGGCGCGCGCATGCCCATCAGCTCGCAGAAGAGCTTTCTCGGCCACACCCTGGGCGCCTGCGGCGCGCTGGAGTCCTGGTTCAGCATCGAGATGATGAACAGCGACCAGTACATCCACACCCTCAACCTCGATGCCGTGGACCCGGCCTGCGGCGAGCTCGACTACCTGCGTGGCGAGCCCCGGCAGATGAGCAACGAATACGTGATGAACAACAACTTCGCCTTCGGTGGGGTCAACACCTCGTTGATCTTCCGTCGCTGGCGCTGA
- a CDS encoding excinuclease: MSLKTWTAVAVLSAAVLPGISQARDTVHYLDFNSVVTEAVQAGRLDGSVKFYLAGNTPAGKVTVINPNITTNQKTNAFNKSDEEACRWVLQSALIRLQDAAKSAGANAVVDIASNYKRKEYKDASKYECHAGAFVAGVALKGAIANVK; this comes from the coding sequence ATGAGCCTCAAGACCTGGACCGCTGTTGCTGTACTGTCCGCCGCTGTTCTGCCCGGCATCAGCCAGGCCCGCGATACCGTGCATTACCTCGACTTCAATTCGGTGGTCACCGAGGCCGTGCAGGCAGGACGCCTGGATGGCAGCGTGAAGTTCTACCTGGCCGGCAACACCCCCGCCGGCAAGGTGACGGTGATCAACCCCAACATCACCACCAACCAGAAGACCAACGCCTTCAACAAGAGCGACGAGGAAGCCTGCCGCTGGGTGCTGCAGTCCGCCCTGATCCGCCTGCAGGACGCGGCCAAGTCGGCCGGCGCCAACGCGGTGGTGGACATCGCCAGCAACTACAAGCGCAAGGAATACAAGGACGCCAGCAAGTACGAGTGCCACGCGGGCGCCTTCGTCGCCGGCGTCGCCCTCAAGGGCGCCATCGCCAACGTCAAGTAA
- the hemE gene encoding uroporphyrinogen decarboxylase, translated as MTVLKNDRFLRALLKQPVDVTPVWMMRQAGRYLPEYRATRAKAGDFVSLMKNPELACEVTIQPLDRYPQLDAAILFSDILTIPDAMGQGLYFETGEGPRFKKVVSSLADVEALPIPDPEQDLGYVMDAVRNIRRELNGRVPLIGFTGSPWTLATYMVEGGSSRDFRKSKAMLYNDPQAMHALLDKLAKSIIAYLNGQIRAGAQAVQIFDSWGGSLSAAAYQEFSLAYMKQIIDGLIREHDGRRVPVILFTKGGGLWLESMADSGAEALGLDWTCDIGSARARVGAKVALQGNMDPAVLYANPAAIRAEVGRILAAYGQGSGQVFNLGHGVTPEVDPANAGAFFEAVHELSAQYHR; from the coding sequence ATGACCGTCTTGAAGAACGACCGTTTCCTCCGCGCCCTGCTCAAGCAGCCCGTCGATGTCACCCCCGTCTGGATGATGCGCCAGGCCGGTCGTTACCTGCCGGAATACCGGGCCACCCGCGCCAAGGCCGGTGACTTCGTCAGCCTGATGAAGAACCCCGAGCTGGCCTGCGAGGTCACCATCCAGCCGCTGGACCGCTACCCGCAGCTGGACGCCGCGATCCTCTTCTCCGACATCCTCACCATCCCCGACGCCATGGGCCAGGGCCTGTACTTCGAGACCGGCGAAGGTCCGCGCTTCAAGAAGGTGGTGAGCAGCCTGGCCGACGTCGAGGCCCTGCCGATCCCCGATCCCGAGCAGGACCTGGGCTACGTGATGGACGCCGTGCGCAACATCCGTCGCGAACTGAACGGCCGCGTGCCGCTGATCGGCTTCACCGGCAGCCCCTGGACGCTCGCCACCTACATGGTCGAAGGCGGCTCCAGCCGCGACTTCCGCAAGTCCAAGGCGATGCTCTACAACGATCCCCAGGCCATGCACGCCCTGCTCGACAAGCTGGCGAAATCCATCATCGCCTACCTCAACGGGCAGATCCGCGCCGGCGCCCAGGCCGTGCAGATCTTCGACTCCTGGGGCGGCAGCCTCTCGGCGGCGGCCTACCAGGAGTTTTCCCTGGCCTACATGAAGCAGATCATCGACGGCCTGATCCGCGAGCATGACGGGCGTCGCGTGCCGGTGATCCTCTTCACCAAGGGCGGCGGCCTGTGGCTCGAATCCATGGCCGATAGCGGCGCCGAAGCGCTGGGCCTGGACTGGACCTGCGACATCGGCAGCGCCCGCGCCCGCGTCGGCGCCAAGGTCGCCCTGCAGGGCAACATGGACCCGGCCGTGCTCTATGCCAACCCCGCCGCCATCCGCGCCGAAGTGGGGCGCATCCTCGCTGCCTACGGCCAGGGCAGCGGCCAGGTGTTCAACCTCGGCCATGGCGTCACCCCGGAAGTCGACCCGGCCAACGCCGGCGCCTTCTTCGAGGCCGTCCACGAGCTGTCGGCGCAGTACCACCGCTGA
- a CDS encoding FAD-dependent oxidoreductase, with amino-acid sequence MTERLNNDFQFIEVGRKDPKKKLLRQRKREFVEIHDLFKPQQAADQAHRCLGCGNPYCEWKCPVHNFIPNWLKLVSEGNILAAAELSHQTNTLPEVCGRVCPQDRLCEGACTLNDGFGAVTIGSVEKYITDTAFAMGWRPDMSKVKPTGKRVAVIGAGPAGLGCADILVRNGVTPVVFDKNPEIGGLLTFGIPEFKLEKTVMSRRREVFTGMGVEFRLNTEIGKDVTMQQLLDEYDAVFMGMGTYTYMKGGFPGEDLPGVHDALDFLIANVNRNLGFEKAPEDFIDMKGKRVVVLGGGDTAMDCNRTSIRQGAKSVTCAYRRDEENMPGSRKEVKNAKEEGVKFLFNRQPIAIVGEDKVEGVKVVETRLGEPDARGRRSPEPIPGSEEIIPAEAVLIAFGFRPSPAPWFEQFGISIDSQGRVVAPEQNAFKHQTSNPKIFAGGDMVRGSDLVVTAIFEGRNAAEGILDYLGV; translated from the coding sequence ATGACTGAACGTCTGAACAACGACTTCCAGTTCATCGAGGTCGGGCGCAAGGATCCGAAGAAGAAGCTGCTGCGCCAGCGCAAGCGCGAGTTCGTCGAGATCCACGACCTGTTCAAGCCGCAGCAGGCGGCTGACCAGGCGCACCGCTGCCTCGGTTGCGGCAACCCCTATTGCGAGTGGAAGTGCCCGGTGCACAACTTCATTCCGAACTGGCTGAAGCTGGTCTCGGAAGGCAACATCCTGGCCGCCGCCGAACTGTCCCACCAGACCAACACCCTGCCGGAAGTCTGCGGCCGCGTGTGCCCGCAGGACCGCCTCTGCGAAGGTGCCTGCACCCTCAACGACGGTTTCGGCGCGGTCACCATCGGCTCGGTGGAGAAGTACATCACCGACACCGCCTTCGCCATGGGCTGGCGTCCGGACATGTCCAAGGTCAAGCCCACCGGCAAGCGCGTCGCCGTCATCGGCGCCGGCCCGGCCGGCCTCGGCTGCGCCGACATCCTGGTGCGCAACGGCGTGACCCCGGTGGTGTTCGACAAGAACCCCGAGATCGGTGGCCTGCTGACCTTCGGCATCCCCGAGTTCAAGCTGGAAAAGACCGTGATGAGCCGCCGCCGCGAGGTCTTCACCGGCATGGGCGTCGAGTTCCGCCTGAACACCGAGATCGGCAAGGACGTCACCATGCAGCAACTGCTGGATGAGTACGACGCCGTGTTCATGGGCATGGGCACCTACACCTACATGAAGGGCGGCTTCCCGGGCGAAGACCTGCCGGGCGTGCACGACGCGCTCGACTTCCTCATCGCCAACGTCAATCGCAACCTCGGCTTCGAGAAGGCACCGGAAGACTTCATCGACATGAAGGGCAAGCGCGTCGTCGTCCTCGGCGGCGGCGACACCGCGATGGACTGCAACCGCACCTCCATCCGCCAGGGCGCCAAGTCCGTGACCTGCGCCTACCGCCGCGACGAAGAGAACATGCCCGGCTCGCGCAAAGAGGTGAAGAACGCCAAGGAAGAGGGCGTGAAGTTCCTCTTCAACCGCCAGCCCATCGCCATCGTCGGTGAAGACAAGGTGGAAGGCGTCAAGGTGGTCGAGACCCGTCTCGGCGAACCGGACGCCCGTGGCCGCCGCAGCCCCGAGCCGATCCCGGGCTCCGAGGAGATCATCCCGGCCGAAGCCGTGCTGATCGCCTTCGGCTTCCGCCCGAGCCCGGCCCCCTGGTTCGAGCAGTTCGGCATCAGCATCGACAGCCAGGGCCGCGTCGTCGCACCCGAGCAGAACGCGTTCAAGCACCAGACCAGCAACCCGAAGATCTTCGCCGGTGGCGACATGGTCCGCGGTTCCGACCTGGTGGTGACGGCGATCTTCGAAGGCCGCAACGCTGCCGAAGGCATCCTCGATTATCTGGGGGTCTGA
- the gltB gene encoding glutamate synthase large subunit codes for MKAGLYHPDEFKDNCGFGLIAHMQGEASHHLLQTAIEALTCMTHRGGINADGKTGDGCGLLIQKPDLFLRATAKAEFAVDLPAQYAVGMVFLNQDQARADAARANMNREIEAAGLQLIGWRKVPIDTSVLGRLALERLPQIEQVFIGGEGLSDQEMAIKLFSARRRSSVANAADADHYVCSFSNKTIIYKGLMMPADLQQFYPDLGDERLQTAICVFHQRFSTNTLPKWPLAQPFRFLAHNGEINTITGNRNWALARRTKFANDQLPDIDELGPLVNRVGSDSSSMDNMLELMVTGGIDLFRGLRMIIPPAWQNVETMDADLRAFYEYNSMHMEPWDGPAGVVLTDGRHAVCLLDRNGLRPARWVTTKNGYITLASEIGVWDYKPEDVIAKGRVGPGQILAVDTETGQVLTTDDIDNRLKSRHPYKQWLRQSAVRIQAKLDDDHGVASYDSDQLKQYMKMFQVTFEERDQVLRPLGEQGQEAVGSMGDDTPMAVLSRRVRSTYDYFRQQFAQVTNPPIDPLREAIVMSLEICLGAERNIFTESREHATRVILSSPVISPAKWRALMSLDREGFERQVIDLNYDESIGLEAAVRNIADQAEEAVRSGKVLLVLSDRHIGPGKLPAHASLAVGAVHHRLTEQGLRCDCNILVETATARDPHHFAVLVGFGASAVYPYLAYEVLADLIRTGEVLGDLYEVFKHYRKGISKGLLKILSKMGISTIASYRGAQLFEAVGLSEEVVELSFKGVASRIKGARFVDIEAEQKLLAFEAWNNRKPIQQGGLLKFVYGGEYHAYNPDVVNTLQAAVQQSDYAKYKEYAALVDNRPVSMLRDLLKVKLADQPLSLDQVEPLDAIFKRFDAAGISLGALSPEAHEALAEAMNRLGGRSNSGEGGEDPARYGTVRSSKIKQVATGRFGVTPEYLVNAEVLQIKVAQGAKPGEGGQLPGGKVNGLIAKLRYAVPGVTLISPPPHHDIYSIEDLSQLIFDLKQVNPKALVSVKLVAEAGVGTIAAGVAKAYADLITISGYDGGTGASPLTSIKYAGSPWELGLAETHQTLRGNDLRGKVRVQTDGGLKTGLDVIKAAILGAESFGFGTGPMVALGCKYLRICHLNNCATGVATQNDKLRKDHFIGTVEMVMNYFTYVAEDTREWLAKLGVPSLGELIGRTDLLEMLPGETEKQGHLDLSPLLGSDKVPADKPQFCEVEKNPPFDQGLLAEKMVELAKAAIDAKSGAEFALDICNCDRSIGARVSGEIARVHGNQGMAKAPITFRFKGTAGQSFGVWNAGGLNLYLEGDANDYVGKGMTGGKLVITPPKGSPFKTQESAIIGNTCLYGATGGKLFAAGTAGERFAVRNSGAHTVVEGTGDHCCEYMTGGFVCVLGKTGYNFGSGMTGGFAYVLDLDNSFVDRVNHELVEIQRISNEAMEAYRSHLHSVLAEYVKETESEWGAHLLENLDDYLRKFWLVKPKAANLASLLSSTRANPQ; via the coding sequence ATGAAAGCAGGTCTGTACCATCCTGATGAGTTCAAGGATAACTGCGGTTTCGGCTTGATCGCCCACATGCAAGGCGAGGCAAGCCACCATCTTCTGCAAACCGCTATCGAAGCACTGACCTGCATGACCCACCGTGGCGGCATCAACGCCGACGGCAAGACCGGTGACGGTTGTGGCCTGCTGATCCAGAAACCCGACCTGTTCCTGCGCGCCACGGCCAAGGCCGAGTTCGCGGTCGACCTGCCTGCCCAGTACGCCGTGGGCATGGTCTTCCTGAACCAGGACCAGGCTCGCGCCGACGCGGCCCGCGCCAACATGAACCGCGAGATCGAAGCCGCCGGCCTGCAGCTGATCGGCTGGCGCAAGGTGCCGATCGATACCAGCGTCCTCGGCCGCCTGGCCCTCGAGCGCCTGCCGCAGATCGAGCAGGTGTTCATCGGTGGCGAAGGCCTCTCCGACCAGGAGATGGCCATCAAGCTGTTCAGCGCCCGTCGTCGTTCGTCCGTGGCCAACGCCGCCGACGCCGACCACTACGTCTGCAGCTTCTCCAACAAGACCATCATCTACAAAGGCCTGATGATGCCGGCCGACCTGCAGCAGTTCTACCCGGACCTGGGTGACGAGCGCCTGCAGACCGCCATCTGCGTCTTCCACCAGCGCTTCTCCACCAACACCCTGCCGAAGTGGCCGCTGGCGCAGCCCTTCCGCTTCCTCGCCCACAACGGCGAGATCAACACCATCACCGGCAACCGCAACTGGGCCCTGGCCCGTCGCACCAAGTTCGCCAACGACCAGCTGCCCGACATCGACGAGCTCGGCCCGCTGGTCAATCGCGTCGGTTCCGACTCCTCCAGCATGGACAACATGCTCGAGCTGATGGTCACCGGCGGCATCGACCTGTTCCGCGGCCTGCGCATGATCATTCCGCCGGCCTGGCAGAACGTCGAGACCATGGACGCCGACCTGCGCGCCTTCTACGAATACAACTCCATGCATATGGAGCCCTGGGACGGCCCCGCCGGCGTCGTGCTGACCGACGGCCGCCACGCCGTCTGCCTGCTCGACCGCAACGGCCTGCGCCCGGCCCGCTGGGTCACCACCAAGAACGGCTACATCACCCTGGCCTCCGAGATCGGCGTCTGGGACTACAAGCCCGAGGACGTCATCGCCAAGGGCCGCGTCGGCCCCGGCCAGATCCTCGCCGTGGACACCGAGACCGGCCAGGTCCTGACCACCGACGACATCGACAACCGCCTCAAGTCGCGCCACCCCTACAAGCAGTGGCTGCGCCAGAGCGCCGTGCGCATCCAGGCCAAGCTCGACGACGACCACGGCGTGGCCAGCTACGACAGCGACCAGCTCAAGCAGTACATGAAGATGTTCCAGGTCACCTTCGAGGAGCGTGACCAGGTGCTGCGCCCGCTGGGCGAGCAGGGCCAGGAAGCCGTCGGCTCCATGGGCGACGACACCCCCATGGCCGTGCTCTCGCGTCGCGTGCGTTCCACCTACGACTACTTCCGCCAGCAATTCGCGCAGGTCACCAACCCGCCGATCGACCCGCTGCGCGAAGCCATCGTCATGTCCCTGGAAATCTGCCTGGGCGCCGAGCGCAACATCTTCACCGAGTCCCGCGAGCACGCCACCCGCGTGATCCTCAGCAGCCCGGTGATCTCCCCGGCCAAGTGGCGCGCGCTGATGAGCCTCGACCGCGAAGGCTTCGAGCGCCAGGTGATCGACCTCAACTACGACGAGTCCATCGGCCTCGAGGCCGCCGTGCGCAACATCGCCGACCAGGCCGAGGAAGCCGTGCGTTCGGGCAAGGTGCTGCTGGTCCTCAGCGACCGCCACATCGGCCCCGGCAAGCTGCCGGCCCACGCGTCCCTGGCCGTCGGCGCCGTGCACCACCGCCTGACCGAGCAGGGCCTGCGTTGCGACTGCAACATCCTGGTCGAGACCGCCACCGCGCGCGACCCGCACCACTTCGCAGTGCTGGTCGGCTTCGGCGCCTCCGCCGTCTACCCGTACCTGGCCTACGAAGTGCTGGCCGACCTGATCCGTACCGGCGAAGTGCTGGGCGATCTCTACGAAGTCTTCAAGCACTACCGCAAGGGCATCTCCAAGGGCCTGCTGAAGATCCTCTCGAAGATGGGCATCTCCACCATCGCCTCCTACCGCGGCGCGCAGCTGTTCGAAGCCGTGGGCCTCTCCGAGGAAGTGGTCGAGCTCAGCTTCAAGGGCGTCGCCAGCCGCATCAAGGGTGCGCGTTTCGTCGACATCGAGGCCGAGCAGAAGCTGCTCGCCTTCGAAGCCTGGAACAACCGCAAGCCGATCCAGCAGGGCGGCCTGCTCAAGTTCGTCTACGGCGGCGAGTACCACGCCTACAACCCCGATGTGGTCAACACCCTGCAGGCCGCCGTGCAGCAGAGCGACTACGCCAAGTACAAGGAATACGCCGCGCTGGTGGACAACCGTCCGGTGTCGATGCTGCGCGACCTGCTCAAGGTCAAGCTCGCCGACCAGCCGCTGTCGCTCGACCAGGTCGAGCCGCTGGACGCCATCTTCAAGCGCTTCGACGCGGCCGGCATCTCCCTCGGCGCCCTGTCTCCCGAGGCCCACGAGGCCCTCGCCGAAGCCATGAACCGCCTCGGCGGCCGCTCCAACTCCGGTGAGGGCGGTGAAGACCCGGCGCGCTACGGCACCGTGCGCAGCTCCAAGATCAAGCAGGTCGCCACCGGCCGCTTCGGCGTCACCCCCGAGTACCTGGTCAACGCCGAAGTGCTGCAGATCAAGGTCGCCCAGGGCGCCAAGCCCGGCGAAGGCGGCCAGCTGCCCGGCGGCAAGGTCAACGGCCTGATCGCCAAGCTGCGCTATGCGGTCCCCGGCGTGACCCTGATCTCGCCGCCGCCGCACCACGACATCTACTCCATCGAAGACCTGTCGCAGCTGATCTTCGACCTCAAGCAGGTCAACCCCAAGGCGCTGGTCTCGGTGAAGCTGGTGGCGGAAGCCGGTGTCGGCACCATCGCCGCCGGCGTGGCCAAGGCCTACGCCGACCTGATCACCATCTCCGGCTATGACGGCGGCACCGGTGCCTCGCCGCTGACCTCCATCAAGTACGCCGGCAGCCCCTGGGAGCTCGGCCTCGCCGAGACCCACCAGACCCTGCGCGGCAACGACCTGCGCGGCAAGGTCCGGGTGCAGACCGACGGCGGCCTGAAGACCGGCCTCGACGTGATCAAGGCCGCCATCCTCGGCGCCGAGAGCTTCGGCTTCGGCACCGGCCCGATGGTCGCCCTGGGCTGCAAGTACCTGCGCATCTGCCACCTGAACAACTGCGCCACAGGCGTCGCCACCCAGAACGACAAGCTGCGCAAGGACCACTTCATCGGCACCGTCGAAATGGTGATGAACTACTTCACCTACGTCGCCGAAGACACCCGCGAGTGGCTGGCCAAGCTCGGCGTGCCGAGCCTGGGCGAGCTGATCGGCCGCACCGACCTGCTGGAAATGCTCCCCGGCGAGACCGAGAAGCAGGGCCACCTGGACCTGTCCCCGCTGCTGGGCAGCGACAAGGTCCCGGCCGACAAGCCGCAGTTCTGCGAAGTCGAGAAGAACCCGCCGTTCGACCAGGGCCTGCTGGCCGAGAAGATGGTGGAACTGGCCAAGGCCGCCATCGACGCCAAGAGCGGCGCCGAGTTCGCCCTCGACATCTGCAACTGCGACCGCTCCATCGGTGCCCGTGTCTCCGGCGAGATCGCCCGCGTGCACGGCAACCAGGGCATGGCCAAGGCGCCGATCACCTTCCGCTTCAAGGGCACCGCGGGCCAGAGCTTCGGCGTGTGGAACGCCGGCGGCCTGAACCTGTACCTCGAAGGCGACGCCAACGACTACGTCGGCAAGGGCATGACCGGCGGCAAGCTGGTCATCACCCCGCCCAAGGGCAGCCCGTTCAAGACCCAGGAGTCGGCCATCATCGGCAACACCTGCCTGTACGGCGCCACCGGCGGCAAGCTGTTCGCCGCAGGCACCGCGGGCGAGCGTTTCGCCGTGCGCAACTCCGGCGCCCACACGGTCGTGGAAGGCACCGGCGACCACTGCTGCGAATACATGACCGGTGGCTTCGTCTGCGTCCTCGGCAAGACCGGCTACAACTTCGGCTCGGGCATGACCGGCGGCTTCGCCTACGTGCTCGACCTGGACAACAGCTTCGTCGACCGGGTGAACCACGAACTGGTGGAGATCCAGCGCATCAGCAACGAGGCGATGGAGGCCTACCGCAGCCATCTGCACAGCGTGCTGGCCGAGTACGTCAAGGAAACCGAAAGCGAGTGGGGCGCCCACCTGCTGGAGAACCTGGACGACTACCTGCGCAAGTTCTGGCTGGTCAAGCCGAAGGCCGCGAACCTCGCCTCGCTGCTCTCCAGCACCCGAGCCAACCCGCAATAA